Sequence from the Fulvivirga ligni genome:
ATATCTTTCGTATTATCACTTTTTTGAGTTATTAATGCCTTAATTTTGTTAAAATAACAAATAAATAAGCACGTGAGAAAACTCCCACTTAAATTTTCATATTTATCTGAGGGTAAGATCTGGAATATCATATCTGCTTTTGGTAGTGATTATATGCTACTGGAAATCAGGCATCCTGATGAGCTTCTGGCGCAGTACTATCTGCTTGATTTGGAAAATAATGAATGGCTGATAGAAGGGCTCACATTTGAAGAGAAGTGGTGGATCAGCGCCTCTTATGTCTATGAAAATGTAATCCTGTTTTATACCTATGGCGGAAAGGATAATCCTGACTATAAAGACTTTTTTGCTTACGATGTGTCTGGTAAGAAAATCCTTTGGACCAAAGAAGAAGTACGGTTGCTTCAAACGGGCAATAACCATCTCTTACTAGGGAAAAAAGGCGAGGAAGATCCTTTTATTGTTGATTTTAGAACTGGTAATACCGTGGCTGCTACTACGGAAGAGGAAATAGAAAATATTCCGATAATACAGCCGTTCTACTACCAGCAGGATTCGCCTCATTTTCATACGGTGAGTAAATTCCTAAAATCAAGGCTGGCCATAGGGATAGTGAAAGGAGCTCATTACTTTGAGAATGAGCAATTTATAGTTGTTTCATATTATTATAATGAAGAGGAAACTCTAAATAATAAGCTCATAGTTCTGGATAGAAAGGGCAATATTTATTTAAATGAGTTAATTGGGCAAAAATTGCCAGGAATAGCTGATGATACCTTCTTCGTTTATGATGATAAGCTTATTTTTGTTAAAGATAATTCTGAGCTTTTTATATATCATTTACGAATAGATAACGTTAACTAGTTTAGTGTTTATAATTTATCCGGTTTAATAATTTTCAAAAGGGGAATGAGATATTTTTTATTAGTTGCACTTCTAGGGTGCAGTTTTTATGGTCGTGCTGAAATCTACCCAATGGATTCAGTAGGGGTGGAGAAGAAAGATGGAAAGGTATTTATACTTCATAAAGTGGAAGACAAGGAAACGTTGTATTCACTTTCCAGAAGATATAATGTTTCTATTTACAATATCATAGAACATAACCCACCTGTGGAATTTGGACTTGAAGTAGGGCAGATAGTGAAAATTCCTTACCAGAAAGCGGCTAAGACAGAGGTTGTTTCTAATAAGCCAAATAATACTACCCCTGTAAATAACACAGTGACTACACCCAAACCAGTATCATCAGATCCTGGTAAGAAAATACATGTGGTAAAGCCTAAGGAGACTATCTACTCCATTTCTAAGATGTATGGCATCACCCGTGAAGAGCTGAGAGAGTGGAATGGTATTGAAGGAAATGTTTTAGACATAGGGCAGGAGCTTATTATTAAGCAATCTAATACAGCTACTGCAACCAATAATACTCCCACATCAAATACGCCTGCAGCGTCTGGAGATAAAATCCATGAGGTGAAAGCCGGCGAAACATTGTATTCACTTTCTAAGAAATATGATGTGGCCATGGGTGAGATTATGGTTTGGAATGACCTTCAGGAAGCTACTGCTATAAGTGTAGGTCAAAAATTGATTGTAGGCAAATCAAATGGAGCCGCTGAAACAAATACGGTGAAAGAAGAGCCAGTATTTGATCATACTAAGCCAGTATCCAGTGAAACTACTACATCTGAGGAGAATCAGTTTCCTTCTATAGCTAGAAAGAAAGATAGCACCACAGTTACCACACCAAAGGGAACCATGGAGCCTACTTTTAAGAAAGAAATTATCGAATCTGGAAATGCTCAACTGATCGATGGTTCGGGGAATACCAGAAAATATTTAGCACTTCATAGAACAGCCAAAGTAGGCACTATTATGAAAGTGAGAAATGAAATGAATGGCCAGGAGGTTTTTGTTAGAGTAATGGGTAAGTTACCTGATACCGGAGTTAACGATAATGTTCTCATAAGAATCTCAAAATCAGCTTATGATAGGTTAGGTGCCATAGATCCTAAATTCAGAGTGTCTCTTTCATACCTTCCATAAATCATTGAGTTATTAAGCACGATCAGTTAAAGGCTTTCTTAGATGCTAAGGTGGAGGAATACAATCACCCGGGTTTCATTCTGAATGATCCTGTATCTATCCCTCATCAGTATACTAAGCAGCAAGACATAGAAATAGCAGGTTTCGTAGCAGCTGTGCTGGCCTGGGGGCAGCGTGTAACCATAATCAATAAGTGCAATGAGCTTTTCGGGCTGATGGATAATGCTCCTCATGATTTTATCATTAATCATGAGGAAAGTGATCTCAAGAAGTTTTTAAACTTTAAGCACCGTACATTTAATGCTACGGATACCCTGTACTTCATCGAATTCTTTCGGGAATTTTATCAGCATAATGGCACACTTGAAACGGCTTTTATTAAAGGATTGAATGCAGAAAGTGAGCATGTGGGTGAAGGCATTAAAAACTTTCATCATACCTTCTTTAGTCTGCCAGATGCCCCTCAGCGTACTAAAAAACATATTGCCACCCCGGAAAGAAAATCAGCTTGCAAAAGGATAAACATGTTCCTTCGCTGGATGGTTAGGCAAGATGAAGCCGGTGTAGATTTTGGCTTTTGGACTAACATAAAGCAGAGTCAGCTCATCTGCCCCTGTGACCTACATGTAGATAGAGTAGCTAGAAAATTGGGGCTCATCAAAAGAAAACAAACTGATTGGCAAACAGCCGTAGAATTAACGGCTGAACTAAAGTCCTTTGATCCAGAAGATCCGGTAAAATATGATTTTGCCCTATTCGGCCTCGGAGTTGAAGAGAAGTTTTAAAAAGGCTGAATGTACGAGGCCAACAAACAAATAATAATTTCGCAATTGTATTTCTCTATTGTTTGTATCTACATCCGCCATTGTCTGTGTCTTCACAAACAATCTCACCTAAGCTTTTGAATCCGCTCCGCCATTGTTTGTGTCCTCACAAACAGTCTCACCTAAGTTTTTGAATCCACTCCGCCATTGTTTGTGTCCCCACAAACAATCTCGCCAAACAATCTACTGCACTTGTATCTCCACAAGCAATCAAACTCAAATTACTTACCCCAGGTATCTGGGCTTTCTCTCCATTCTTTTAAAGAGTCTATCTGATCTTCAGAAACATACCCTCTTTTTAATGCTTCTTCTATTAATAGGTTGTAGTTGCTCAGGCAAACAAGAGATACATCAGCGTCAGTGAAGTTTTTATCGGCTATATTGAATCCGTAGGTGAATATGGCTGCCATACCAAGAACTTCCATATCAACAGCTCTAAGCGCTTCTACAGCCTTCAGAGAGCTTCCCCCGGTAGATACCAGGTCTTCGATTACCACTACTTTTTGTCCTTCAGTGATTTTACCTTCAATCATGTTTTCCATGCCATGTCCTTTAGGTTTGGATCTAACATAGATAAAAGGAACTCCTAAGGCATCAGCTACAAGGGCACCTTGTGGTATACCGGCAGTGGCTACCCCAGCAATGGCTTCTACATCAGGATATTGCTCCTTAATAGTGCTGGCTAAGGCATCTTTTATTAAAGTTCTTGTCTCAGGGAAGGATAAAGATAACCGGTTGTCGCAGTAGATAGGTGACTTCCATCCGGAGCTCCAGCTGAAAGGAGAATCAAGGTTGAGCTTAATTGCTTGAATATCTAAAAGTTTCGCGGCGATGGTGTATCCTAAATCTGCAGACATATTTATGTGTTTTGCATGCGAAATTATGGATTAAAAAACGGAAATTCTATTGGCGTGCTGCCAAATATTTTTTTCATTTGTGACTGGACTAAAAAATCTTGGATGAACCTATTCATCAATGACATTCCTGTTCAGCTGGTGAAAGCTACGGAGAAGCTTGATAAGCGTGAATTTAACAATATCATAAATGCAGAAGTGGAGCCTATCACACAGGCTAAATTGTTGCATAGGGTTTGGATAAAGCATGTGAAACGTGAGGACTTGGATCATTTGTTTGATCTGCTGGATACCACAGTGCCTCAAGGACTTATTGCTTTAACCTTGACCATCGATGACTATGATGATATGAAGAAGTTTCTGAAAAAGAAATTTAAGATCATCAAAGCCGCAGGTGGTATTGTAAGAAAGAAGGATAAGATCCTTATGATCTACCGCCTTAAAAAGTGGGATTTGCCTAAGGGTAAGCTAGATAAGGGTGAGGGAAACCGTGTGGCAGCTCAAAGAGAGGTGGAAGAGGAATGTAACGTTAAGGTAGATCTTCAAGCGAAGATTTGTACTACATGGCATACCTATACCATGAAGAAAAGGCGCATTTTAAAGAAGACCGCCTGGTATAGTATGGATATAGTTAAAGACTCAAAAATGAAGCCTCAGCTGGAAGAAGATATTGAAGAGGTGAGATGGATGACACGTAAAGAGATTTTTCACGCCCTCCAGGACTCATACAAATCTATAGGCTTTGTATTTGATCAATACTTCCAAAAGGAGAAAGAGGAAACGGAATAAGGCTTATTTAGGAAGCGGGTAGGGGATGAAGTCACTTACATCTCCTCCGTACTTATGTACCTCTCTGATAATAGAACTGCTTATTGCTGCTAACTCTGGTGATGTAATCAGGAAAACAGATTCCAAATGCTCATAAAGGTATTTGTTTACCTGAGCAATGCTGTTTTCATACTCAAAGTCGGTAGTATTTCTTAGCCCTCTCAGTAAGTAGTTGGCTCCATGCTTTCTAGCCAGCTCTGCCGTAAGCTCATTATATACCACTACCTTTATATTATCATAGTCTTTAAAGGTCTCTTCTATTAAACCTACCATAACATCAATATCAAAGTATCTGATGTTCTTTTTGCTGTTATGGCCTATACCGATAATAATTTCGTCAAATAGTGTTAAACCACGTAAAACTATGTCCTCATGCCCCTTGGTGAAGGGATCAAAGGAGCCAGGAAAAATAGCTATTTTTTTCATGAAGGGTTTGTTTGCTAATCGCAAAGGTGGATACTGTACAAGTCAAAATAGTGATGATCCTGTACCTCATCAAAAATATATCCGAAGTCAAGGTAAGAAGGTCTCTCACCGAAAGATATGTTTTTGATAAACTTGTAAAATTCCTGATAGTGAGGAGACTGCTTACCGATGTAGCCCCATAAAATCACCTCAGTTTTTTGCTGGCTCTTCTGTAATCCTTTCATTACCAGCATAATGTATTTAATGTAATCGTTAAACTGCTTAATAGAAAACTGGTTATAATATTCCAGTTTATTGTTCTTAAGGGTAATAAGGTGCAGTTTAAAACGGTCTATGTAAAGGTAAAGTGTGTCCTTTTTGTTAGACTCTTCGTAGTTGGTTGTTCCTTCTATCAATACACTAGACTGGTGCAAGAAGCCTACATCTGCGTTAGGATATAGCTCTTTAAGCCATTGGTATAGGTTTCTATTAATAGCGAAAACGCAAATAGCATCTGACTTAATGTGCTTGTAATAAAGCACCTCTTCCTTTTCAGGATTTACAGGGCTGTTAAGACTTAAATAGTCTACTAGCGCTTCTTTTACAAATAGTGATGAAGGGACTAAAGAGAATTTAGAATTTTTAATGCTAATTCTCACGTTTTTCCAGAAACCAGCCATCAATATGTGGTGGTCTCCAAATAGTGCCTTTAAGATGTCTAAGAACTCGTGGTGAGTTTTGGCACTTGATAATATATAATCTTCTAAAAGAAGAGTACGGTTGCTGGTAGAATCAACTACAGCCACCTGTAAGTCTCTGATTCCAATCTGAATCATCAGATTATAAAGGTGAAGATTTTCTACATCAAACTTCTCGTCCTTTATTTTCTTTATAAGCTTATAGCTGGCTGTAGCGGTATTCAAAATATAATATTATTCCCAGTTTCCTGATGTTGTTACGTCTGTTCTGCTTCCGAATCTTAAAGGCTTTCTACCTTTGATTTCTGCGTCTTCGGTTCTTGTAGGG
This genomic interval carries:
- a CDS encoding DUF4905 domain-containing protein; the encoded protein is MRKLPLKFSYLSEGKIWNIISAFGSDYMLLEIRHPDELLAQYYLLDLENNEWLIEGLTFEEKWWISASYVYENVILFYTYGGKDNPDYKDFFAYDVSGKKILWTKEEVRLLQTGNNHLLLGKKGEEDPFIVDFRTGNTVAATTEEEIENIPIIQPFYYQQDSPHFHTVSKFLKSRLAIGIVKGAHYFENEQFIVVSYYYNEEETLNNKLIVLDRKGNIYLNELIGQKLPGIADDTFFVYDDKLIFVKDNSELFIYHLRIDNVN
- a CDS encoding LysM peptidoglycan-binding domain-containing protein, translating into MRYFLLVALLGCSFYGRAEIYPMDSVGVEKKDGKVFILHKVEDKETLYSLSRRYNVSIYNIIEHNPPVEFGLEVGQIVKIPYQKAAKTEVVSNKPNNTTPVNNTVTTPKPVSSDPGKKIHVVKPKETIYSISKMYGITREELREWNGIEGNVLDIGQELIIKQSNTATATNNTPTSNTPAASGDKIHEVKAGETLYSLSKKYDVAMGEIMVWNDLQEATAISVGQKLIVGKSNGAAETNTVKEEPVFDHTKPVSSETTTSEENQFPSIARKKDSTTVTTPKGTMEPTFKKEIIESGNAQLIDGSGNTRKYLALHRTAKVGTIMKVRNEMNGQEVFVRVMGKLPDTGVNDNVLIRISKSAYDRLGAIDPKFRVSLSYLP
- a CDS encoding TIGR02757 family protein — translated: MEEYNHPGFILNDPVSIPHQYTKQQDIEIAGFVAAVLAWGQRVTIINKCNELFGLMDNAPHDFIINHEESDLKKFLNFKHRTFNATDTLYFIEFFREFYQHNGTLETAFIKGLNAESEHVGEGIKNFHHTFFSLPDAPQRTKKHIATPERKSACKRINMFLRWMVRQDEAGVDFGFWTNIKQSQLICPCDLHVDRVARKLGLIKRKQTDWQTAVELTAELKSFDPEDPVKYDFALFGLGVEEKF
- the pyrE gene encoding orotate phosphoribosyltransferase, whose amino-acid sequence is MSADLGYTIAAKLLDIQAIKLNLDSPFSWSSGWKSPIYCDNRLSLSFPETRTLIKDALASTIKEQYPDVEAIAGVATAGIPQGALVADALGVPFIYVRSKPKGHGMENMIEGKITEGQKVVVIEDLVSTGGSSLKAVEALRAVDMEVLGMAAIFTYGFNIADKNFTDADVSLVCLSNYNLLIEEALKRGYVSEDQIDSLKEWRESPDTWGK
- a CDS encoding NUDIX hydrolase, producing the protein MNLFINDIPVQLVKATEKLDKREFNNIINAEVEPITQAKLLHRVWIKHVKREDLDHLFDLLDTTVPQGLIALTLTIDDYDDMKKFLKKKFKIIKAAGGIVRKKDKILMIYRLKKWDLPKGKLDKGEGNRVAAQREVEEECNVKVDLQAKICTTWHTYTMKKRRILKKTAWYSMDIVKDSKMKPQLEEDIEEVRWMTRKEIFHALQDSYKSIGFVFDQYFQKEKEETE
- the coaD gene encoding pantetheine-phosphate adenylyltransferase produces the protein MKKIAIFPGSFDPFTKGHEDIVLRGLTLFDEIIIGIGHNSKKNIRYFDIDVMVGLIEETFKDYDNIKVVVYNELTAELARKHGANYLLRGLRNTTDFEYENSIAQVNKYLYEHLESVFLITSPELAAISSSIIREVHKYGGDVSDFIPYPLPK
- a CDS encoding DUF3822 family protein yields the protein MNTATASYKLIKKIKDEKFDVENLHLYNLMIQIGIRDLQVAVVDSTSNRTLLLEDYILSSAKTHHEFLDILKALFGDHHILMAGFWKNVRISIKNSKFSLVPSSLFVKEALVDYLSLNSPVNPEKEEVLYYKHIKSDAICVFAINRNLYQWLKELYPNADVGFLHQSSVLIEGTTNYEESNKKDTLYLYIDRFKLHLITLKNNKLEYYNQFSIKQFNDYIKYIMLVMKGLQKSQQKTEVILWGYIGKQSPHYQEFYKFIKNISFGERPSYLDFGYIFDEVQDHHYFDLYSIHLCD